One genomic segment of Musa acuminata AAA Group cultivar baxijiao chromosome BXJ3-3, Cavendish_Baxijiao_AAA, whole genome shotgun sequence includes these proteins:
- the LOC135634149 gene encoding photosynthetic NDH subunit of subcomplex B 5, chloroplastic-like — protein MGMVATSPPAALTAASLPPLATAVAVKPFRRLGIRAPPAETPSLGFLRMGTQRDRSSTRPRAGLTEIEPDLEEDPHDRWRTNGVSAEDFIYGEYDGHHTYHEGHEGGFWEAVVAEYQAAEPPTGFQGLISWLFLPAVTAGLAYHVPGEYLYIGAAIFVVIFCAIEMGKPDKPHNFEPQIYNMDRAARDKLIAEYNSMDIWDFNEKYGELWDFTVKRDDIVKL, from the exons ATGGGGATGGTCGCCACGTCGCCTCCCGCTGCCCTCACCGCGGCCTCCTTACCGCCCCTGGCGACGGCGGTCGCCGTGAAGCCATTCAGGAGACTCGGGATTAGGGCTCCCCCCGCAGAAACCCCCAGCCTTGGGTTTCTCCGCATGGGGACGCAGCGGGACCGTAGCTCCACCCGGCCCAGGGCCGGGCTGACGGAGATCGAGCCCGACCTCGAAGAGGACCCGCACGATCGATGGCGAACCAACGGCGTCAGTGCG GAAGACTTCATATATGGGGAGTACGATGGCCACCACACGTATCACGAGGGACATGAAG GCGGCTTCTGGGAAGCCGTAGTGGCCGAGTATCAAGCTGCAGAGCCACCTACTGGCTTCCAAG GGCTTATTTCTTGGTTGTTTCTCCCTGCAGTCACAGCTGGTTTGGCTTACCATGTACCG GGTGAGTATTTGTACATAGGAGCAGCTATCTTTGTCGTCATATTCTGTGCCATTGAGATGGGGAAGCCGGATAAGCCTCATAATTTTGAGCCTCAGATATATAACATGGATCGAGCGGCTCGTGACAAGTTGATAGCTGAGTACAACTCCATGGACATCTGGGACTTCAATGAGAAGTACGGCGAGCTCTGGGACTTCACGGTGAAGAGGGATGACATTGTAAAGCTGTGA